Proteins from one candidate division KSB1 bacterium genomic window:
- a CDS encoding UvrD-helicase domain-containing protein → MKYISDLHIHSYYSRATSKQLNLEHLNKWAQIKGLQVIATGDITHPQWLEEMREKLEPDGTGFFKLKPEYQKQTQSEVPKACESEVRFILSGEISSIYKKGERVRKNHNVVFFPSLDAVQAFQNTLDRIGNIHSDGRPILGLDARDLLEIVLDTHDQGYLIPAHIWTPWFSLFGSKSGFDRIQDCFEDLTPHIFALETGLSSDPPMNWRLSALDGYTLVSNSDAHSPAKLAREANIVDTDLSYSGLFDAIRSGDSFLGTIEFFPEEGKYHMDGHRKCSCMMRPPETMAHDHLCPECGKPVTLGVSYRVEQLADRPPGFRPESAPPFHSLIPLPEVLSEVMQVGPQSKRVNTAYFKLLNNLGSELSILVDIPIDDIQRAGGDLTAKAVKRMRAGEVNPQPGYDGEFGVIRIFKPGEREKIMNQDALFQPSSKSVLKKKPQKQSLRTEPENKAADQKEPYGINEDQEAAIRHRGSPLIVQAGPGTGKTHTLTHRIASLIETGDTPPDAILTITFTHKAAEEIATASVPAFG, encoded by the coding sequence ATGAAATATATTTCGGATCTGCACATACATTCCTACTATTCACGCGCGACCAGCAAACAGCTCAACCTGGAGCATTTGAACAAATGGGCCCAGATTAAAGGTCTGCAGGTTATTGCCACCGGCGATATTACGCATCCGCAATGGCTTGAAGAGATGCGCGAAAAACTGGAACCGGACGGGACAGGATTTTTCAAGCTGAAACCGGAGTATCAAAAGCAAACCCAGTCCGAGGTTCCCAAAGCCTGTGAATCAGAGGTTCGTTTTATTCTGTCCGGCGAGATCAGCAGTATTTATAAAAAAGGCGAACGGGTCCGAAAAAATCACAATGTGGTTTTCTTTCCATCTCTTGACGCCGTACAAGCATTTCAAAACACGCTGGATCGAATCGGCAACATCCATTCAGACGGCCGCCCCATCCTGGGACTGGATGCGCGCGACCTGCTGGAAATTGTCCTGGACACACATGACCAGGGATACCTGATTCCCGCGCATATCTGGACACCCTGGTTTTCGCTATTTGGATCAAAATCTGGATTTGACCGCATCCAGGACTGTTTTGAGGATCTAACCCCGCATATTTTTGCACTGGAAACCGGATTGTCCAGCGATCCGCCCATGAACTGGCGGCTCTCTGCACTGGACGGCTATACTCTGGTTTCCAACTCTGACGCCCACTCACCGGCCAAACTGGCGCGCGAAGCCAATATTGTGGACACGGATTTGAGTTATTCAGGGCTGTTCGATGCGATTCGAAGCGGCGACTCATTTTTGGGAACCATAGAATTCTTTCCTGAAGAAGGCAAATACCACATGGATGGGCATCGAAAATGTTCATGCATGATGCGTCCGCCGGAAACCATGGCACATGATCATCTGTGTCCGGAATGCGGCAAGCCCGTAACATTGGGTGTGAGCTATCGGGTTGAGCAACTGGCCGACCGCCCGCCAGGATTCAGACCCGAATCCGCCCCCCCCTTCCACAGCCTGATTCCGCTCCCCGAAGTGCTGAGCGAAGTTATGCAGGTGGGGCCACAATCCAAACGCGTCAATACGGCTTATTTCAAGCTATTGAACAACCTGGGATCAGAGCTCTCCATACTTGTAGATATTCCGATCGACGACATACAGAGGGCGGGCGGAGACCTGACTGCAAAAGCCGTCAAACGCATGCGCGCCGGAGAGGTGAATCCGCAGCCCGGCTATGACGGCGAATTCGGTGTGATCCGCATATTCAAACCGGGAGAACGGGAAAAGATCATGAACCAGGACGCCCTGTTTCAGCCATCATCGAAATCCGTGTTGAAAAAAAAGCCGCAAAAGCAGTCCCTCCGGACCGAACCCGAAAACAAGGCAGCGGATCAAAAAGAACCTTACGGAATAAATGAAGATCAGGAAGCGGCCATCCGCCACCGCGGATCGCCGCTGATTGTGCAAGCCGGGCCGGGTACCGGAAAAACCCACACTCTAACGCATCGCATCGCCTCTCTCATAGAGACCGGAGATACCCCACCTGATGC
- the murB gene encoding UDP-N-acetylmuramate dehydrogenase: MQPLEFPPNLPVRMNVSLADYTNIHIGGPADYLIGVRDQNIFIELYHFCKQRNLRFLPLGDGTNVFFPETGYRGLVAVIRFDAISLAAGNTLVTEAGASLAQISEFCIDNRLTGFEFLSGIPGTIGGAVFGNAGAYGDNVGNHLVRAKIMDANGDIRFVDASFFQFRYRHSFLKETDAWILQAEFQLEKGDRPAIRDACHAISEKRSAKLPPPETKTAGSWFKNIKDEHGNATAAAKFLDAVGSKQTHVGDAAVHPKHANIFFNKSNATAQDMLELERILQKRVQVKFGIKLEREVMYLN; encoded by the coding sequence ATGCAACCATTAGAATTTCCCCCCAACTTGCCTGTGCGTATGAATGTGTCCCTGGCGGACTATACCAATATTCATATCGGCGGTCCGGCTGATTATCTGATCGGCGTGCGTGACCAGAATATTTTCATCGAGCTGTATCATTTCTGCAAGCAGCGCAATTTGCGTTTTCTGCCTTTGGGAGACGGCACCAATGTGTTTTTTCCGGAAACGGGATACCGCGGTCTGGTTGCAGTCATCCGCTTTGACGCAATAAGTCTGGCTGCCGGGAACACACTGGTGACAGAAGCCGGAGCCAGTCTGGCTCAGATCAGCGAATTCTGCATCGATAACCGGCTCACCGGCTTTGAGTTCCTGTCGGGTATCCCCGGCACTATCGGCGGCGCTGTGTTCGGCAATGCCGGCGCTTATGGCGACAATGTGGGAAACCATCTTGTACGCGCCAAAATTATGGACGCAAACGGAGACATCCGGTTTGTGGACGCTTCTTTTTTTCAGTTCCGCTACCGTCATTCATTTTTAAAAGAAACAGATGCATGGATTCTTCAGGCGGAATTCCAGCTTGAAAAAGGCGATCGACCTGCGATCCGGGACGCCTGCCACGCCATTAGTGAAAAACGTTCGGCCAAACTACCGCCCCCGGAAACCAAGACTGCCGGTTCCTGGTTCAAAAACATCAAAGACGAGCATGGCAACGCCACCGCAGCGGCAAAATTTTTGGATGCTGTCGGCAGCAAACAAACCCATGTCGGGGATGCTGCCGTTCACCCCAAACATGCCAATATTTTTTTCAACAAAAGCAACGCCACCGCACAGGACATGCTCGAACTGGAACGCATCCTGCAAAAGCGTGTACAGGTAAAATTCGGCATCAAACTCGAACGCGAAGTCATGTACCTGAACTGA
- the murA gene encoding UDP-N-acetylglucosamine 1-carboxyvinyltransferase — MEKFEIRGGKSLNGVIKPQGNKNEALPAIAACLLTDKAVTLRNVPDILDVRIMLQIMKSLGARVDRLKPNSYRIQCDHLKSSEPDREQCGTLRAAILLAGSLLSRSRSVVLPPPGGDVIGRRRLDDHFLAFESLGVRVSEIKESFVLEHDGLKGADIFFEQQSVTATENALMAAVLAEGETVLSNAACEPHVKGLSQMLINMGADIQGLGTNILHIKGVESLSGTEHTIGSDLLEIGGYIVLAAITKSEITIQDTVPEEIRVIDSTYRKLGIRYLISEKELTVPADQHLMIKPDFAGDIPKIDDGTWPAFPTDLMSMVIVAATQSTGTALFFEKMYDGRMFFTDHLIGMGARIVLCDPHRVVVVGPSTLYGTTVHSPDIRAGMALVIAALCAKGKTSIYNIRQIDRGYEDLEGKLQSLGADIKRVV; from the coding sequence ATGGAAAAGTTTGAAATCAGAGGCGGAAAATCTCTCAACGGTGTTATCAAGCCCCAGGGCAACAAGAATGAAGCGCTGCCCGCCATTGCCGCGTGTCTTTTAACCGATAAAGCGGTAACCCTGCGCAATGTACCGGATATTCTGGATGTGCGCATCATGCTGCAAATCATGAAAAGCCTAGGCGCCCGGGTTGATCGATTAAAACCCAACAGTTACAGAATTCAGTGCGACCACTTGAAAAGCTCCGAGCCGGACCGTGAACAGTGCGGCACGCTGCGCGCAGCTATTCTGTTGGCCGGTTCTCTGCTCTCCCGTTCCCGGTCCGTGGTCCTTCCCCCGCCCGGCGGAGATGTTATTGGCCGCAGACGTCTGGATGATCACTTTTTGGCTTTTGAAAGCCTGGGGGTGCGCGTATCGGAAATTAAAGAATCCTTTGTACTGGAACACGACGGATTAAAAGGCGCTGATATATTTTTCGAGCAGCAATCCGTAACCGCAACCGAAAACGCACTCATGGCTGCGGTGCTGGCAGAGGGAGAAACCGTTCTGAGCAATGCGGCCTGCGAACCGCATGTCAAAGGGTTATCGCAGATGTTGATCAATATGGGCGCTGACATCCAGGGTCTGGGTACCAATATTTTGCACATCAAAGGTGTAGAATCATTATCCGGAACCGAGCATACCATTGGTTCCGATCTTTTAGAGATCGGCGGTTATATTGTCCTGGCCGCAATTACAAAGTCCGAAATCACCATTCAGGATACCGTGCCGGAAGAAATCAGGGTCATCGATTCAACGTACCGCAAACTGGGTATCCGCTATTTGATATCAGAGAAAGAGCTGACCGTGCCGGCGGACCAACATCTAATGATCAAGCCGGATTTTGCCGGGGATATACCTAAAATTGATGACGGCACCTGGCCGGCATTTCCGACTGATTTGATGAGCATGGTCATTGTAGCGGCAACCCAGTCAACGGGTACCGCATTGTTTTTTGAAAAAATGTACGACGGGCGCATGTTTTTCACCGATCATCTGATCGGCATGGGAGCGCGTATTGTACTCTGCGATCCGCATCGCGTTGTGGTTGTGGGACCATCGACCCTGTACGGAACCACCGTTCACAGTCCTGATATCCGCGCCGGCATGGCCCTGGTCATTGCGGCCTTGTGCGCCAAGGGTAAAACATCAATTTACAATATCAGACAAATTGACCGTGGCTACGAAGACCTTGAAGGCAAGCTGCAGTCCCTGGGAGCGGATATAAAAAGAGTCGTCTGA
- the ltaE gene encoding low-specificity L-threonine aldolase, with translation MREWIDLRSDTVTQPNHEMRKAMELAPVGDDVFGEDPSVNRLQERVAELLGKEAALFMPSGTMCNQVAINSHTQPGDEILCDANCHILNYEAGGPARLSGVQVFPLQGEKGIIHADQVEQSIRSKNPHFPRTRLVEIENTHNRGGGKLFPLNEIVKISKVVKKHQLALHLDGARLWNAHIASGVGLNEYARHCDSVSVCLSKGLGAPVGSVLAGDLEFIDRALFVRKVFGGGMRQAGILAAAGLYALDHNIQRLAEDHEHAKQLACLLSERGAKVDLDSCETNIVIASLNDLPIDAQQFTERLKEKRVLVLPVTKQSVRFVTHLDITDEKLKAAKKALAECLDF, from the coding sequence ATGCGTGAATGGATTGATCTCAGAAGTGATACGGTAACTCAACCCAACCATGAAATGAGAAAGGCGATGGAACTGGCGCCGGTTGGAGATGATGTGTTTGGAGAAGATCCATCAGTAAACAGGCTGCAGGAACGGGTAGCAGAGCTTTTGGGAAAAGAAGCCGCACTGTTCATGCCCAGCGGAACGATGTGCAACCAGGTTGCCATTAACAGTCATACACAACCGGGGGATGAGATTCTTTGTGATGCCAACTGTCATATCCTTAATTATGAAGCCGGAGGTCCGGCTCGCCTTTCCGGAGTGCAGGTGTTTCCGTTGCAGGGTGAAAAAGGAATTATTCATGCAGACCAGGTTGAACAATCAATCCGTTCTAAAAATCCGCATTTCCCGCGAACTCGTCTTGTTGAGATAGAAAATACTCACAATCGAGGCGGAGGAAAGCTGTTTCCCCTAAATGAGATTGTAAAAATCAGTAAAGTGGTCAAAAAACATCAGCTCGCCCTGCATTTGGATGGTGCCAGATTATGGAATGCTCACATTGCCAGCGGTGTTGGCCTAAATGAGTATGCGCGGCACTGTGATTCAGTATCCGTTTGTTTGTCCAAAGGCCTGGGAGCTCCGGTTGGGTCTGTCCTGGCTGGTGATCTTGAGTTTATTGATAGAGCGTTGTTCGTCCGCAAAGTGTTCGGCGGCGGTATGCGGCAAGCCGGAATTCTGGCGGCCGCCGGTCTGTATGCACTGGATCATAATATTCAGCGTCTGGCAGAGGATCATGAACATGCCAAACAACTGGCTTGTCTGTTATCAGAGCGGGGCGCTAAAGTTGATCTGGATTCGTGTGAAACCAATATTGTGATCGCAAGCCTAAACGATTTGCCGATTGACGCACAACAGTTTACAGAACGATTAAAAGAAAAACGAGTATTGGTTTTGCCGGTCACAAAGCAATCCGTACGTTTTGTGACGCATCTCGATATCACGGATGAAAAACTAAAAGCGGCAAAAAAAGCGCTTGCAGAATGCCTGGATTTTTAA
- a CDS encoding RNA polymerase sigma factor RpoD/SigA has product MNTPKVDNFDDNDFVKRDSLQKKKKRQKKEIRTKESIEKYLEEIGNFSPLPPEQEIELATRIHQDDQDALEDLVKANLRFVISVAKEYQGQGLPLQDLISEGNLGLIKAAQRFDETRGFKFISYAVWWIRQSILQALAEQSRVVRLPLNRVGAINKVGRALESLEKEYGREPSMNEIANKMEMTSYDVSDVIKTSARHLSLDEPFKEDEGNSLLDVLQSDRYEPPDGQLMRSSLRNEIEKVLSTLKSREAEIVKLYFGLDGDRPLTLEEIGEYFELTRERVRQIKEKALRRLRHRSRL; this is encoded by the coding sequence ATGAATACACCAAAAGTTGACAATTTTGATGACAATGACTTTGTAAAGCGCGATTCCCTTCAGAAAAAGAAAAAACGGCAGAAAAAGGAAATTCGCACCAAAGAGTCCATTGAGAAATACCTGGAAGAGATCGGCAATTTTTCACCCCTGCCTCCGGAGCAGGAAATTGAGCTTGCCACTCGGATTCATCAGGATGATCAGGACGCTTTGGAAGATTTGGTCAAGGCAAATCTTCGCTTTGTCATCAGTGTGGCCAAGGAATATCAGGGACAGGGACTTCCACTCCAGGATTTGATCAGTGAGGGAAACCTCGGATTGATCAAGGCGGCTCAGCGGTTTGATGAGACACGCGGATTCAAGTTTATATCCTATGCGGTATGGTGGATCCGTCAGTCTATCCTTCAGGCGCTTGCCGAACAATCCCGGGTTGTACGTCTCCCGCTGAACCGTGTGGGCGCTATTAACAAAGTCGGTCGCGCATTAGAGTCTCTTGAAAAAGAGTACGGCCGCGAACCCAGCATGAATGAAATCGCCAACAAGATGGAAATGACGTCCTATGATGTTTCCGATGTGATCAAAACCTCGGCGCGTCATTTGTCTTTGGATGAGCCGTTCAAAGAGGATGAAGGCAACAGTCTGCTCGATGTCCTGCAAAGCGATCGATATGAACCACCGGATGGTCAATTGATGCGCAGTTCTCTCAGAAATGAAATTGAAAAAGTATTGTCCACTTTAAAATCCAGAGAAGCGGAAATTGTAAAGCTTTATTTCGGTCTGGACGGAGATCGGCCTTTGACTCTTGAAGAGATTGGTGAATATTTCGAACTGACCCGAGAACGAGTCCGACAGATCAAGGAAAAAGCCTTGCGCCGACTTCGACACCGGTCGCGGCTTTGA
- a CDS encoding ABC transporter ATP-binding protein translates to MQDSIFIKLDHLTKTYAMAKSEFVALYNISLLFSRGEFTGLVGPSGSGKTTLLNIIGSLDTPTRGNATVLDQPVRDLNQKQSAALRNEYMGFIFQTYNLLPVYSVYENVKLPLLLLKKHTSGEMDKMIRQALDWVGILDKIKLKPAQLSGGEAQRVAVARAMVKQPLIVLADEPTANLDYRNSHNILKTMKQLNQELGTTFIFATHDEKVIQYLNRKITLEDGRVARDE, encoded by the coding sequence ATGCAAGATTCGATTTTTATCAAACTTGACCATTTGACAAAAACCTATGCGATGGCAAAAAGTGAATTTGTTGCCTTGTACAATATAAGCCTTTTATTCTCCAGAGGCGAGTTTACAGGGCTGGTGGGGCCGAGTGGATCCGGTAAAACGACTCTTCTGAATATCATCGGATCCCTGGATACTCCTACACGCGGCAATGCGACTGTTCTTGATCAGCCTGTCCGGGACCTGAACCAGAAACAGTCCGCGGCATTGCGCAATGAGTATATGGGATTTATTTTTCAAACCTATAATTTGCTGCCGGTCTATAGTGTGTATGAAAATGTTAAACTGCCGCTTTTGCTTTTGAAAAAACATACATCAGGGGAAATGGATAAAATGATCCGTCAGGCTCTGGACTGGGTGGGGATTTTGGATAAAATCAAGTTAAAGCCTGCACAGTTGTCCGGGGGAGAAGCTCAGCGGGTTGCGGTGGCCCGGGCTATGGTGAAACAACCGCTGATCGTGTTGGCAGATGAACCGACTGCCAATCTTGATTATAGAAACTCGCATAATATTCTGAAAACCATGAAACAGCTGAATCAGGAATTGGGTACAACATTCATTTTTGCGACTCATGATGAAAAAGTGATTCAATACCTGAACCGCAAGATCACTCTGGAAGACGGACGGGTGGCTCGAGATGAGTGA
- a CDS encoding FtsX-like permease family protein, with translation MLTIRLAVKNILGAGWRTWLNVVVLSIAFVAIIGVQGVYEGMSRRAIDAMIQMQLGTGQFWHPNYDPYDPFALKDSHAEIPAALDTAVADGNAVPILISQGVVYLKGRMQSVLLKGIPPGQTILKLPTRALSSNSEISAVIGSRMAASLDVQTGDYITVRWRDAEGTFDAADVRIAAVMETTVSAVDNNQIWLALDQLRSMLDMPGQATLVVRGQEIDHLRSAGDWVFRDIDCLTQEIQELVQVKTVSMTIIYTLLMAMALLAIFDTQILSLWHRRREMGTLMALGMTRGKLIQLFTLEGALHALLAILVGAVYGIPLLTWFSYHGFSMPDYAQDAGFAIGEKIFPEYGAGLVIGTTLLVLVSVTVISYLPTRRIADLEPTDALRGRMS, from the coding sequence ATGCTGACGATACGTCTGGCTGTAAAAAATATTTTGGGCGCCGGCTGGCGGACCTGGCTGAATGTTGTTGTGCTTTCCATTGCCTTTGTTGCTATTATCGGTGTTCAGGGAGTATATGAAGGCATGAGCCGCCGCGCGATTGATGCGATGATACAAATGCAGCTGGGAACGGGACAGTTCTGGCATCCAAATTATGATCCTTATGATCCGTTTGCACTAAAAGATTCACATGCTGAAATTCCTGCTGCTCTGGACACTGCTGTTGCTGATGGCAATGCTGTGCCGATATTAATCTCTCAGGGTGTTGTCTATTTAAAAGGCCGCATGCAGTCTGTTTTGCTGAAAGGAATACCGCCCGGGCAGACTATATTAAAACTCCCGACCCGCGCCCTGAGTTCAAATTCTGAGATCTCGGCGGTAATCGGGTCCCGTATGGCGGCCAGTCTGGATGTTCAGACGGGTGATTATATAACCGTACGTTGGCGTGACGCTGAGGGTACTTTTGATGCGGCGGATGTCAGGATTGCCGCTGTCATGGAAACCACGGTTTCTGCGGTGGATAATAATCAAATCTGGCTTGCGCTCGATCAGCTCCGCTCTATGCTGGATATGCCGGGCCAAGCCACACTTGTTGTCCGTGGGCAGGAGATTGATCATTTGAGGTCTGCAGGGGACTGGGTGTTTCGCGATATTGATTGTTTGACCCAAGAGATACAGGAACTTGTCCAGGTGAAAACCGTATCCATGACCATAATTTATACGCTGCTCATGGCTATGGCGCTGCTGGCTATTTTTGACACCCAGATTCTCTCTCTGTGGCATCGGCGACGGGAAATGGGAACGCTCATGGCATTGGGAATGACAAGAGGAAAATTGATCCAGTTGTTTACGTTGGAAGGCGCCCTGCACGCCCTGCTCGCTATTCTCGTTGGGGCGGTGTACGGTATCCCGTTGCTGACCTGGTTTTCATATCACGGGTTTTCAATGCCGGATTACGCTCAGGATGCAGGCTTTGCTATTGGCGAAAAGATATTTCCGGAATACGGTGCAGGGCTGGTGATCGGAACCACCTTGCTGGTTTTGGTCTCCGTGACCGTGATCAGTTATTTACCGACCCGCAGAATTGCTGATCTGGAACCCACTGATGCGTTGCGCGGGAGGATGTCATGA
- a CDS encoding FtsX-like permease family protein encodes MKRFLLMGLLRDRSRSLFPFIVTTLGVFITVFLYSFVKGEISDIIETNSRFYTGHVKIMTRAYEKQMQQAPNDLALLNVTDFINQLQQTFPDIHWVPRIKFGGLLDIPDEKGETLEQAPITGLAVQLQDAVQRLNIKDALIRGRLPDSSFELLISDELARKLKVEPGDPATLISSTLYGGMAMCNFTVAGTVHFGVRAMDQSAVLADIEDIRVALNMGDAAGELLGFFKTGQYTEKRASAVQQVFKNEFAADGEFAPTLLKLSQQNDLGAIIEMVDYMSGIIVGVFVFVMSIVLWNTGLMGTLRRYGEFGVRLAIGEPKSHLYMTLIGEYLMIGFLGSVSGTLLGLAASYYMQVHGVNIGDMMQQSSMLMPDVIRARVTLTSYYIGFLPGFLASTVGAGIAGIGIFKRETSQLFKELEVQ; translated from the coding sequence ATGAAACGTTTCCTGTTAATGGGATTGCTGCGGGACCGTTCGCGCAGCTTGTTTCCATTTATTGTCACGACACTCGGTGTGTTCATTACCGTGTTTTTGTACAGTTTTGTAAAAGGAGAAATATCCGATATTATCGAAACCAATAGCCGTTTTTATACCGGCCACGTCAAAATAATGACCCGTGCGTATGAAAAACAGATGCAGCAGGCTCCGAATGATCTTGCATTGCTGAACGTCACGGATTTTATAAATCAGTTGCAGCAGACATTCCCGGACATTCACTGGGTTCCCCGGATCAAATTCGGCGGTCTGCTTGATATACCGGATGAAAAGGGGGAAACCCTGGAGCAGGCTCCGATTACCGGACTGGCTGTTCAATTGCAGGATGCGGTTCAACGTCTGAACATCAAAGATGCGTTGATCCGTGGAAGACTGCCCGATTCTTCGTTTGAACTCTTGATTAGCGATGAGTTGGCGCGTAAGCTAAAGGTGGAACCCGGAGACCCGGCAACTCTGATCAGCTCGACCCTGTACGGCGGTATGGCTATGTGTAATTTTACCGTTGCAGGAACAGTGCATTTCGGCGTACGGGCTATGGATCAAAGCGCTGTTTTGGCCGACATTGAGGATATTCGGGTTGCCCTGAATATGGGGGACGCAGCCGGTGAACTGCTGGGATTTTTTAAGACTGGACAGTATACTGAAAAACGGGCCAGTGCAGTACAGCAGGTCTTTAAAAACGAATTTGCAGCAGACGGAGAGTTTGCCCCGACTCTGCTCAAACTCAGTCAGCAGAATGATTTGGGCGCTATCATTGAGATGGTTGACTATATGTCCGGAATTATTGTCGGCGTGTTTGTGTTTGTGATGTCAATTGTGCTCTGGAATACAGGTCTGATGGGCACTCTGAGGCGATATGGAGAATTCGGTGTACGTCTCGCCATCGGCGAGCCCAAAAGCCATTTGTATATGACCCTGATTGGCGAATATTTGATGATCGGCTTTTTGGGTTCCGTATCCGGCACACTTTTGGGACTGGCCGCCTCGTACTATATGCAGGTTCATGGCGTTAATATCGGAGATATGATGCAGCAGTCTTCAATGCTGATGCCGGATGTAATACGCGCCCGTGTCACGCTAACCAGTTATTATATCGGATTTCTGCCCGGATTTCTGGCGTCCACAGTGGGAGCCGGAATAGCCGGTATTGGAATATTTAAACGCGAAACCTCACAATTGTTCAAAGAGCTGGAGGTGCAATGA
- a CDS encoding outer membrane lipoprotein-sorting protein: MKDFILVLGIVGTLCSQPPDANDILGQIDSNLSAETMIVKSTMIIHGRRTDRSVTAKSWIHGTKKSFTEYLSPPREAGTKMLKLEDQLWIYSPQTDRIIRIAGHMLRQSVMGSDLSYEDLMEDPVLGNIYSAEIIEEQRVNDQPCWVLHLQAKTDDVAYATRKIWVDQSKMIILKENRYAKSGKLLKTTKVQEVMRQQGRWYPGKTVFNDVLSSSKGTEYVIKSIEFNADIPDYVFSKASLRK, encoded by the coding sequence ATGAAAGACTTTATACTTGTGCTGGGCATAGTCGGGACCTTGTGTTCGCAGCCACCTGATGCAAATGACATACTCGGGCAAATTGACAGCAATTTATCCGCAGAAACCATGATCGTAAAATCTACAATGATCATTCACGGCCGTCGGACAGATCGTTCAGTGACCGCGAAATCCTGGATTCATGGAACGAAAAAATCATTTACTGAATATCTGTCCCCACCACGTGAAGCGGGTACAAAAATGCTAAAACTGGAGGACCAGTTGTGGATCTATTCGCCGCAAACCGACCGTATCATTCGAATTGCCGGACATATGCTGCGGCAGTCTGTAATGGGCTCTGATTTGTCCTATGAAGATCTAATGGAGGACCCGGTACTGGGAAACATATACTCTGCGGAAATAATTGAAGAACAACGGGTGAATGACCAGCCGTGCTGGGTTCTGCATCTCCAGGCAAAGACCGATGATGTGGCTTATGCTACACGCAAAATATGGGTGGATCAATCCAAAATGATTATCCTTAAAGAAAACCGATATGCCAAGAGCGGCAAGTTATTGAAAACAACAAAGGTGCAGGAGGTCATGAGACAACAGGGTCGCTGGTACCCCGGAAAAACGGTTTTTAACGATGTATTGTCCTCCAGCAAAGGAACGGAATATGTCATCAAATCAATAGAATTCAATGCAGATATTCCTGATTATGTATTTTCCAAAGCTTCTCTTCGGAAATAA
- a CDS encoding M23 family metallopeptidase, producing the protein MRGKRFKFIYFSTSRSEVKEISLGIDKLAIGFLLAVAVVIAVTGIFLQLSTNFFQNVELSRLTRKNTELANMLSVMEHRVVDIEKKVLLVEKQDNDLRVFADLPKIDNDTRQLGVGGIDEKTFSSFAYSNDEKLEQAFKIKSLLSNLSQRMDLAYNSRQEIKDAYTKLNNDLAHMPSINPVPTGRIKSRFGYRTDPFTQKRRFHDGLDIAAARGTEIYAPASGRVESVRQRYSPGQGYGRYIVIDHGNGIKTRYAHLKNCLVKPGETVSRYALVATVGTSGRSTGPHLHYEVIVNGQPVNPLKYVFD; encoded by the coding sequence ATGCGCGGAAAGAGATTCAAGTTTATTTATTTCTCAACAAGCCGTTCAGAAGTAAAAGAAATCAGTTTGGGCATCGATAAGTTAGCGATAGGCTTTCTCCTTGCGGTTGCTGTTGTCATTGCCGTTACGGGGATTTTTCTGCAGCTTTCAACAAATTTTTTCCAGAACGTCGAATTGTCCCGGTTGACCCGAAAGAATACCGAACTTGCCAATATGCTTTCCGTTATGGAACACCGGGTAGTGGATATTGAGAAAAAAGTTCTTTTGGTTGAAAAGCAGGATAACGATTTGCGCGTGTTTGCAGACCTGCCTAAAATTGATAACGATACCCGTCAGCTCGGTGTCGGTGGTATTGATGAAAAAACTTTTTCATCTTTTGCCTATTCGAATGACGAAAAGCTGGAGCAGGCTTTTAAAATCAAATCCTTGTTGAGTAATCTCAGTCAGCGAATGGATTTGGCCTATAACAGCCGTCAGGAAATTAAAGATGCGTATACCAAGCTCAATAATGATCTGGCACATATGCCTTCAATCAATCCTGTGCCTACCGGCCGCATCAAAAGTCGTTTTGGCTACCGCACAGATCCTTTTACCCAGAAAAGAAGATTTCATGATGGTCTTGATATCGCCGCTGCCCGCGGAACCGAGATTTACGCTCCTGCTTCAGGACGTGTAGAATCCGTTCGCCAGCGCTATTCTCCCGGACAGGGTTACGGACGATATATTGTCATTGACCATGGCAACGGAATCAAAACGAGGTACGCCCATTTGAAAAACTGCCTGGTTAAACCCGGAGAAACAGTGTCCCGTTATGCTTTAGTCGCCACGGTCGGAACCTCCGGTCGATCCACGGGGCCGCATCTCCACTATGAAGTCATTGTAAACGGCCAACCTGTCAATCCATTAAAGTACGTTTTTGATTAG